Proteins encoded by one window of Chondromyces crocatus:
- a CDS encoding GNAT family N-acetyltransferase has product MKTRPMTRLDYEQIVRVIDHWWGGPTSALAHPMFFHQLGRLARVVEADGQMVGFLLGFRCPEEPVGYVHLVGIHPGYRRRGVGKLLYVSFEEDCQREGCLAMKAITTLGNEGSVRFHAALGWSADEVADYAGPGRPRIVFTKDLAPSAEKAS; this is encoded by the coding sequence ATGAAAACACGCCCGATGACCAGGCTGGATTATGAACAGATCGTCCGCGTGATCGACCACTGGTGGGGCGGTCCTACCAGCGCGCTGGCTCATCCGATGTTTTTCCATCAGCTCGGCAGGCTGGCGCGGGTGGTCGAGGCGGATGGGCAGATGGTCGGGTTCCTGCTCGGTTTCCGCTGCCCCGAGGAGCCGGTGGGCTACGTCCACCTGGTGGGGATCCACCCGGGCTACCGCCGCCGGGGTGTGGGCAAGCTGCTCTACGTCTCGTTCGAGGAGGACTGCCAGCGCGAGGGATGCCTGGCAATGAAGGCCATCACCACGCTCGGCAACGAGGGTTCAGTGCGGTTCCACGCCGCGCTCGGGTGGTCCGCCGACGAGGTGGCGGACTACGCCGGCCCCGGGCGACCGCGCATCGTGTTCACCAAGGACCTCGCCCCAAGCGCTGAGAAGGCGAGCTAG
- the rpe gene encoding ribulose-phosphate 3-epimerase: MSPPKVLIAPSILSADFGRLAEEVRAVEAAGADWIHVDVMDGRFVPNITLGPVIVRAVRAATRLPVDVHLMIVEPERYVADFADAGADRITVHVEASTHLHRTVQQIRAAGALPGVTLNPHTSEESLRYILPDVDLVLVMSVNPGFGGQRFIPGALDKLRALRSMIDATGRDIALEVDGGVTAETAPDVIAAGARVLVAGSAVFGAARPGVTEDERIASYTDAIRALRPRADEAS, encoded by the coding sequence GTGAGCCCTCCGAAGGTCCTGATCGCCCCGTCGATCCTGTCCGCTGATTTCGGTCGCCTCGCCGAGGAGGTGCGTGCCGTCGAGGCCGCCGGCGCCGACTGGATCCACGTCGACGTGATGGATGGTCGCTTCGTCCCCAACATCACCCTGGGGCCGGTCATCGTACGCGCCGTGCGCGCCGCCACCCGACTGCCGGTCGACGTGCACCTCATGATCGTCGAGCCCGAGCGCTACGTCGCCGATTTCGCCGACGCGGGCGCCGACCGGATCACCGTCCATGTCGAGGCGTCGACGCACCTGCACCGCACCGTCCAGCAGATCCGAGCCGCCGGCGCGCTCCCGGGCGTCACCCTCAACCCCCACACCTCCGAGGAGAGCCTTCGCTACATCCTCCCGGACGTCGATCTGGTCCTGGTCATGAGCGTCAACCCTGGTTTCGGAGGCCAGCGCTTCATCCCGGGCGCGCTCGACAAACTCCGCGCCCTGCGTTCCATGATCGACGCCACGGGCCGTGACATCGCCCTCGAGGTCGACGGCGGCGTCACCGCGGAGACGGCCCCCGACGTCATCGCCGCTGGCGCCCGGGTCCTCGTCGCCGGCTCCGCGGTCTTCGGCGCCGCCCGACCTGGCGTCACCGAAGACGAGCGCATCGCCAGCTACACGGACGCCATCCGCGCCCTGCGACCCCGCGCCGACGAGGCCTCGTGA
- a CDS encoding MbtH family protein, with protein MSILDDETAIFNVVVNHEEQYSIWPADREIPLGWKTVGKTGPKKECLAYIEEVWTDMRPLSLRKKMEEAAKQGGS; from the coding sequence ATGAGCATCCTCGACGACGAAACCGCCATCTTCAACGTGGTGGTGAACCACGAAGAGCAGTACTCGATCTGGCCCGCCGACCGCGAGATCCCGCTCGGCTGGAAGACGGTCGGCAAGACCGGTCCCAAGAAGGAGTGCCTGGCCTACATCGAGGAGGTGTGGACCGACATGCGGCCCCTCAGCCTCCGCAAGAAGATGGAAGAGGCCGCGAAACAAGGCGGGAGCTGA
- a CDS encoding DNA sulfur modification protein DndB: METDIQNTLTSHNGQLVLGAIADEHTLVAAITQGQLMLLTLDPRESENPKLRAKSAELAALYEKRREVQRLFGSKSSAKASNVQPYSEYLESTLLDGEDGAVPEVILWTATPLRVQRFPQAPLGQVAVPYSLRLIAIDGETQLAARYVALERRPEMADTIVTIKICHGRSAEWARNAFYDLNVRGVTPNAGVALAMNTKDPAMRIVRVLEKQIPLFTGRINTASRQVGKNSSDLVTITAMRNGVLTLAEGIKGVQRGAQPLDLQPLQVANVQKVAIEWFSLLSQIYSKELEDKQHGIMATGAVLAALGAMGHDLLSFANDEEGRLIKREELVNKLRGVIWERGPAWFNIAGKVGKKGDITVGGPKEVGYTIYKALIDPASPEGRQVRGASAMAAE, from the coding sequence ATGGAAACGGATATCCAGAATACTCTCACGTCTCACAACGGTCAGCTGGTCCTGGGCGCTATTGCCGATGAGCATACACTCGTAGCCGCTATCACGCAGGGGCAGCTCATGCTGCTCACTCTCGATCCGCGTGAGAGCGAGAACCCGAAGCTGCGGGCTAAAAGCGCTGAGCTCGCCGCACTCTATGAGAAGCGGCGTGAAGTGCAGCGACTATTCGGTTCCAAATCGTCAGCGAAGGCGAGCAACGTGCAGCCTTACAGCGAGTACCTCGAAAGCACGCTGCTAGACGGTGAGGATGGCGCGGTGCCGGAGGTCATCCTGTGGACTGCGACCCCGCTTCGTGTCCAGCGCTTCCCACAGGCGCCACTTGGTCAGGTCGCCGTCCCCTACAGCCTGCGGTTGATTGCCATCGATGGTGAGACCCAGCTCGCTGCACGCTACGTGGCCCTTGAGCGCCGTCCAGAGATGGCAGACACGATCGTCACCATCAAGATTTGTCACGGCCGCTCGGCGGAATGGGCTCGCAACGCTTTCTACGACTTGAACGTGCGCGGAGTAACACCGAATGCTGGCGTGGCCCTCGCAATGAACACGAAAGACCCTGCGATGCGCATCGTCCGCGTGCTTGAGAAGCAGATTCCGCTCTTCACTGGGCGCATCAACACGGCTTCGCGGCAGGTTGGGAAGAATTCGTCCGACCTCGTGACAATCACGGCAATGCGAAACGGAGTGCTCACGCTGGCGGAGGGCATCAAGGGGGTACAGCGTGGCGCGCAGCCTCTCGACCTACAGCCTTTGCAAGTGGCCAACGTGCAGAAGGTGGCCATCGAGTGGTTCTCGCTGCTCAGTCAGATCTACTCGAAGGAGTTGGAAGATAAGCAGCACGGCATCATGGCGACGGGTGCGGTACTCGCCGCACTGGGCGCGATGGGGCACGACCTGCTCTCGTTTGCCAACGACGAGGAAGGCCGCCTCATCAAGCGTGAGGAACTCGTGAATAAGCTGCGCGGCGTGATTTGGGAGCGTGGCCCTGCCTGGTTCAACATCGCCGGTAAGGTCGGCAAAAAGGGTGACATTACCGTCGGGGGACCCAAAGAGGTGGGCTACACTATCTACAAGGCCCTAATCGACCCGGCGTCTCCCGAAGGTCGCCAGGTACGTGGCGCGTCCGCAATGGCTGCAGAGTAA